The Caulifigura coniformis genome includes a region encoding these proteins:
- a CDS encoding ribonucleotide-diphosphate reductase subunit beta has product MPTLNFEGEALSSPPTNGRFDAREKRLINCHQVDVNQLMPLKYKWAWEHYLNGCANHWMPTEVPMNKDIETWKSNKLTEDERRVILRNLGFFATAESLVGNNLVLAIFRHVTNAECRQYLLRQAFEEAVHTHTFLYVVESLGLDEREVFNMYHEVPAIADKDRLEMELTKEILEPGFSTDSFEGAQAFLKNLIGYFLIMEGIFFYSGFVMVLSFHRRNLMTGIGEQFQYILRDETIHLNFGIDLINGIRAENPELWTPEFQQEMINRVREAVELEIAYAADCLPRGILGLNAALFRDYVQFIADRRLERIGLPTQYGSSNPFPWMSETLDLSKEKNFFETRVTEYQSASSLNWD; this is encoded by the coding sequence ATGCCGACTCTCAACTTTGAAGGTGAAGCCTTGTCCTCCCCCCCGACGAATGGCCGCTTCGACGCCCGCGAAAAGCGGCTCATCAACTGCCACCAGGTCGACGTCAACCAACTGATGCCGCTCAAGTACAAGTGGGCCTGGGAGCACTATCTCAACGGCTGCGCGAACCACTGGATGCCGACGGAAGTCCCGATGAACAAGGACATCGAGACCTGGAAGTCGAACAAGCTGACGGAAGACGAGCGCCGCGTGATTCTGCGGAACCTCGGCTTCTTCGCGACGGCTGAGAGCCTCGTCGGCAACAACCTGGTGCTGGCGATCTTCCGGCACGTCACCAATGCCGAATGCCGGCAATACCTGCTCCGCCAGGCGTTCGAAGAGGCCGTGCACACGCACACGTTCCTCTACGTCGTTGAGAGCCTCGGGCTCGATGAGCGCGAGGTTTTCAACATGTACCACGAGGTCCCCGCCATCGCGGACAAGGACCGGTTGGAGATGGAACTCACGAAGGAGATCCTGGAACCCGGCTTCTCAACTGACAGCTTTGAAGGCGCCCAGGCGTTCCTCAAGAACCTGATCGGCTACTTCCTCATCATGGAAGGCATCTTCTTCTATTCCGGCTTCGTGATGGTGCTCTCGTTCCATCGCCGGAATCTGATGACCGGCATCGGCGAGCAGTTCCAGTACATCCTCCGCGACGAGACGATTCACCTGAACTTCGGCATCGACCTCATCAACGGCATCCGCGCCGAGAACCCTGAGCTGTGGACGCCCGAGTTCCAGCAGGAAATGATCAATCGCGTGCGGGAGGCCGTGGAACTGGAGATCGCCTACGCCGCCGATTGCCTGCCGCGGGGCATTCTCGGGCTGAATGCCGCCCTGTTCCGCGATTACGTCCAGTTTATCGCCGATCGGCGGCTGGAACGCATCGGCCTGCCAACCCAGTACGGGTCGTCGAACCCGTTCCCCTGGATGAGCGAGACGCTGGACCTTTCGAAAGAAAAGAACTTCTTCGAGACCCGGGTCACCGAATACCAGAGTGCGTCGTCACTCAACTGGGATTGA
- a CDS encoding ribonucleoside-diphosphate reductase subunit alpha — translation MVRARHEWLVRKRDGRTVPFDSQRIQGAVANAFRAELNLAEGQPLDGEVQSDITAIAEAACSDVGTWASRPEGVDVEKVQDLVEMELMARGHYRVARRYIIYRSEHAKMRAIRGEAVAAAEPTISVVLSDGSRVPFDAERVRRRLAIASRGLEDCVDVDELFDEVLRSVFDGIGVAEIYKTQILAARSRIERDPAYDTVSSRLMRNVVYQEVLGQTPDEKSLSRLHQDRFEHSIIDGIRAGRLSPELRTFDLTRLAQAMRPERDTQFRYLGLQAIYDRYLLHIGGRRIETPQYFWMRVAMGLAIQEPGDREARTIEFYEVLSTFRFTSATPTLFNSGTPHPQLSSCYLSTVKDDLENIFKAVSDNAKLSKWAGGLGNDWTSIRATNAHINGTNGSSQGVIPFLKVVNDAAVAVNQGGKRKGAVCTYLETWHLDIEEFLDLRKNTGDDRRRTHDMHTANWIPDLFLKRVQENGQWTLFSPDEVPDLHDLYGKAFEDRYLQYETLADEGELRMFRRIPASDLWRKMLTRLFETGHPWITFKDPSNIRSPQDHAGVVHSSNLCTEILLNTSEDETAVCNLGSINLAVHIRDGQLDLDLLKSTVTVALRMLDNVIDINYYPTPEAERSNQRHRPIGLGLMGFQDALHTLGISYASDAAVEFADRSMEAISYFAFLASSELARDRGTYPTYRGSKWDRGLLPIDTLELLESERGEAIAVDRSTTLDWQVVRDAVAKHGMRNSNVLAIAPTATISTIIGVAQSIEPEYKHLYAKSNLSGEFTQVNEVLVDLLKSRGLWDAQMLDELKYYDGSVQNIGRIPLEIRQQYLTAFEIEPKWLIECAARRQKWIDQGQSLNLYLCEPSGRKMNDMYLLAWRSGLKTTYYLRTLAATQVEKSTLDVNRFGVQPKWMKNKSASSDIEIRRDDGPAEAPPALCPIDDPTCEACQ, via the coding sequence ATGGTGCGTGCGCGACACGAGTGGCTGGTCCGGAAACGCGATGGCCGAACGGTTCCGTTTGATTCCCAGAGAATTCAGGGTGCGGTGGCCAATGCGTTTCGCGCTGAGCTGAATCTGGCCGAAGGCCAGCCCCTGGACGGCGAAGTGCAGTCGGACATCACCGCCATCGCCGAGGCGGCCTGTAGCGACGTTGGAACCTGGGCCAGCCGGCCGGAAGGCGTCGACGTCGAGAAAGTTCAGGACCTCGTCGAAATGGAGCTGATGGCCCGCGGCCATTACCGCGTCGCACGTCGCTACATCATTTATCGCTCCGAACACGCAAAGATGCGGGCGATCCGCGGCGAGGCCGTCGCGGCAGCGGAACCAACGATCTCGGTCGTCCTGTCCGATGGATCACGCGTCCCCTTCGATGCCGAGCGAGTGCGCCGCCGCCTCGCCATCGCGTCCAGGGGCCTGGAAGACTGCGTCGACGTCGATGAACTCTTCGATGAAGTCCTGCGCTCGGTCTTCGACGGCATCGGTGTCGCCGAGATCTACAAGACCCAGATTCTCGCGGCCCGCTCCCGCATTGAACGCGATCCTGCCTACGACACCGTCTCTTCGCGATTGATGCGGAATGTCGTCTACCAGGAAGTCCTCGGCCAGACGCCTGACGAGAAATCGCTGAGTCGCCTGCACCAGGACCGGTTTGAACACTCGATCATCGACGGCATCCGCGCCGGTCGTCTGTCGCCCGAGCTTCGCACGTTCGATCTGACCCGGCTCGCCCAGGCCATGCGTCCCGAACGCGACACCCAGTTCCGCTATCTCGGGCTGCAAGCCATCTACGACCGCTACCTGCTGCACATCGGCGGCCGGCGGATCGAGACGCCTCAATACTTCTGGATGCGCGTCGCCATGGGGCTGGCGATCCAGGAGCCCGGAGATCGCGAAGCCCGGACAATCGAGTTCTACGAAGTCCTCTCGACGTTCCGATTCACCTCGGCCACGCCGACGCTGTTTAACTCGGGAACGCCGCATCCGCAGCTCAGCTCCTGCTATCTGAGCACGGTGAAAGACGATTTGGAGAACATCTTCAAGGCCGTTTCCGATAACGCCAAGCTCTCGAAGTGGGCCGGCGGACTCGGAAACGACTGGACGAGCATTCGTGCGACGAACGCCCACATCAACGGCACGAACGGCAGCAGCCAGGGCGTCATCCCGTTCCTGAAGGTCGTCAACGACGCGGCTGTCGCTGTCAATCAGGGGGGCAAGCGAAAAGGCGCAGTCTGCACCTATCTGGAAACGTGGCATCTCGACATCGAAGAGTTCCTCGACCTCCGGAAGAACACCGGCGACGACCGCAGGCGGACGCACGACATGCACACCGCCAACTGGATTCCGGACCTGTTCCTCAAGCGCGTGCAGGAGAACGGCCAGTGGACGCTCTTCAGCCCGGATGAGGTGCCGGATCTCCACGACCTGTACGGCAAGGCTTTCGAAGACCGCTACCTGCAGTACGAAACCCTGGCGGATGAAGGCGAGCTGCGGATGTTCCGCCGGATTCCGGCCAGCGATCTGTGGCGGAAGATGCTGACCCGGCTGTTCGAGACGGGACATCCGTGGATCACATTCAAGGATCCCTCCAACATCCGCTCGCCGCAGGATCACGCAGGCGTCGTGCACAGCAGTAATCTCTGCACGGAGATTCTGCTCAACACGTCCGAGGATGAAACGGCCGTCTGCAATCTCGGCTCGATCAACCTCGCGGTCCACATCCGCGACGGTCAGCTCGATCTGGACCTGCTGAAGTCCACGGTCACTGTCGCCCTCCGGATGCTCGATAACGTGATCGACATCAACTACTACCCCACGCCGGAGGCCGAGCGATCGAACCAGCGCCATCGTCCGATCGGTCTGGGACTGATGGGCTTCCAGGACGCCCTGCACACGCTTGGAATCAGCTACGCCAGCGATGCGGCCGTCGAGTTTGCTGACCGCAGCATGGAAGCGATTTCCTACTTCGCATTCCTCGCGTCGTCCGAACTGGCCCGCGACCGCGGCACCTATCCGACGTACCGCGGTTCGAAGTGGGACCGCGGCCTCCTCCCGATCGACACGCTTGAGCTGCTCGAATCGGAACGCGGCGAAGCAATCGCTGTGGACCGTTCGACGACACTCGACTGGCAGGTCGTACGCGACGCCGTTGCAAAGCACGGAATGCGAAACAGCAATGTGCTGGCGATTGCCCCGACCGCCACGATCTCGACGATCATCGGCGTCGCGCAGTCGATCGAGCCGGAGTACAAGCACCTCTACGCCAAGAGCAACCTCTCCGGCGAGTTCACGCAGGTCAACGAAGTCCTCGTCGATCTGCTGAAGTCCCGCGGCCTGTGGGATGCGCAGATGCTGGACGAGCTCAAGTACTACGACGGCTCCGTCCAGAACATCGGCCGCATCCCTCTCGAGATCCGCCAGCAGTACCTGACGGCTTTTGAGATTGAGCCGAAATGGCTCATCGAGTGCGCGGCCCGGCGGCAGAAATGGATCGATCAGGGGCAATCGCTGAACCTGTACCTCTGCGAGCCGAGCGGCCGGAAGATGAACGACATGTATCTCCTCGCGTGGCGGTCGGGTCTCAAGACGACCTACTACCTCCGCACTCTCGCGGCCACACAGGTCGAAAAGTCGACGCTCGACGTCAACCGCTTTGGCGTCCAGCCGAAGTGGATGAAGAACAAGAGCGCCTCCAGCGACATCGAGATCCGTCGCGATGATGGCCCGGCCGAGGCCCCGCCGGCACTCTGCCCGATCGACGATCCGACCTGTGAAGCCTGTCAGTAA
- a CDS encoding DUF11 domain-containing protein, whose amino-acid sequence MPHSSRSTAAIVATVLARSAGVASVASLLFASSCASTPMFAGRKAKRPDTMPLTDVATGKALPSYADRLEAAKQAQKQIPAAGEAKVQQAVVDEQHLASRVEQMSHEQPAVEPVRVAATTDRPWAPDLNGQPTVAPLNDAAIVAQLCPPRSILADSCPPCGSNAGLPVIAPATPRPFPTENGRDEYVCDGGDKGLPIHYEGGQIAGLEAEDTVAEFSDGQGNQRVTVSNQVCVYAPRFGVARAVSEAIEKFTIDSASGTHDGVTVAGYVHRAALDEGKDIASPVGMKHSDALSQMRSRQTDGELENDVAAASHVKLVNPFEDYGFVQDGLIRHAEKAVLFEAAKSAGEWSVGQGTKAIAQDLAGAEVIAIFNVEELVGVEDMRTPGDLRIVKLADKKTARPGDIVTFTIRFDNQGGKELYKIRILDNLSPRLQLIDESVTCDVAGELEIADSAQGGEVLTFRVNEALAGQTGGSLTFQCRIR is encoded by the coding sequence ATGCCTCATTCCTCCCGCTCAACCGCAGCCATCGTCGCGACCGTGCTGGCTCGAAGCGCGGGTGTCGCGTCCGTCGCGTCGCTCCTCTTTGCGAGCTCCTGCGCCTCGACGCCGATGTTCGCAGGCCGCAAGGCAAAACGGCCCGACACGATGCCGCTCACCGATGTCGCCACCGGCAAGGCGTTGCCTTCCTACGCCGATCGGCTCGAAGCGGCGAAGCAGGCACAGAAGCAGATTCCGGCAGCCGGCGAGGCGAAGGTTCAGCAGGCCGTCGTCGATGAGCAGCATCTCGCCTCACGCGTCGAACAGATGTCGCATGAGCAGCCTGCCGTCGAGCCCGTCCGCGTCGCCGCAACGACCGATCGCCCCTGGGCCCCCGACCTCAACGGACAGCCCACCGTCGCGCCGTTGAATGATGCGGCCATCGTTGCCCAGCTCTGCCCGCCGCGGAGCATCCTGGCTGATTCGTGCCCCCCGTGCGGATCCAATGCCGGCCTGCCGGTCATTGCACCCGCCACCCCCCGGCCGTTCCCGACCGAGAACGGACGCGACGAATACGTCTGCGACGGCGGCGACAAGGGCCTTCCGATTCATTACGAGGGGGGCCAGATCGCCGGCCTCGAAGCCGAAGACACCGTGGCCGAGTTCAGCGACGGCCAGGGAAATCAGCGAGTGACGGTCAGCAACCAGGTCTGCGTCTATGCCCCGCGGTTTGGCGTCGCACGGGCGGTCTCCGAAGCGATCGAGAAGTTCACGATCGATTCCGCCTCCGGAACCCACGACGGCGTGACCGTTGCCGGCTATGTCCATCGCGCGGCGCTCGACGAAGGCAAGGACATCGCCTCCCCCGTTGGAATGAAACACAGCGACGCCCTCAGCCAGATGCGGTCCCGCCAGACCGACGGCGAACTGGAAAACGACGTCGCGGCGGCCTCGCACGTCAAGCTCGTGAATCCGTTCGAAGACTATGGCTTCGTGCAAGACGGTCTGATCCGTCATGCCGAGAAGGCCGTCCTGTTCGAGGCCGCGAAGTCGGCCGGCGAATGGTCGGTCGGTCAGGGGACGAAGGCCATCGCCCAGGACCTCGCCGGCGCCGAAGTCATCGCGATCTTCAATGTCGAAGAACTCGTCGGCGTCGAGGACATGCGAACGCCCGGTGACCTGCGAATCGTCAAGCTTGCGGACAAGAAGACCGCCAGGCCGGGTGACATCGTCACCTTCACGATTCGCTTCGACAACCAGGGGGGCAAGGAGCTCTACAAGATCCGGATCCTCGACAACCTCTCCCCACGGCTGCAGCTCATCGACGAGAGCGTGACCTGCGACGTCGCCGGTGAACTCGAAATCGCGGACAGCGCGCAGGGCGGAGAAGTGCTCACTTTCCGGGTGAACGAAGCCCTCGCTGGCCAAACGGGCGGAAGCCTGACGTTCCAGTGTCGGATTCGCTGA
- a CDS encoding HAD-IIA family hydrolase — protein sequence MRHGYLIDMDGVLYRGSDLIPGADAFIQQLRKRRIPFRFLTNNSQRTRRDVVAKLSRMGIEAEEDDVFTCAMATARFLARQKPGGTAYVIGEGGLLTALHQNGFAVVDHDPDYVVVGEGRTFNLEMVEAAVRMLTKGAKLIATNLDPSCPTQNGIRPGCGAMVAMLESATGLKAFGIGKPNPIMMQAACDELGLPPDQCVMIGDTMETDILGGTQLGMHTVLVLTGGTQSADLARFAYRPEYIMESLGEFARTLNANDWLPPWRTVPAPLKRRRPLQAI from the coding sequence ATGCGCCACGGTTATCTGATTGACATGGATGGAGTTCTTTACCGCGGATCGGATTTGATTCCGGGCGCGGATGCTTTCATCCAGCAGCTGCGGAAACGGCGGATCCCATTCCGTTTCCTGACGAACAACAGCCAGCGGACGCGTCGCGACGTCGTCGCGAAGCTTTCCCGGATGGGGATCGAGGCCGAGGAAGACGACGTTTTCACCTGTGCGATGGCTACCGCGCGATTCCTGGCCCGGCAGAAGCCTGGCGGCACGGCCTATGTCATCGGCGAAGGTGGGTTGCTCACGGCCCTGCACCAGAACGGCTTCGCCGTGGTCGACCACGATCCCGACTACGTCGTCGTCGGCGAGGGCCGAACCTTCAACCTGGAGATGGTCGAGGCCGCCGTCCGCATGCTGACGAAGGGGGCCAAGCTGATCGCGACGAACCTGGATCCGAGCTGCCCGACGCAGAATGGAATCCGTCCGGGCTGCGGAGCGATGGTCGCCATGCTCGAATCGGCGACTGGACTCAAGGCGTTCGGAATCGGTAAACCCAACCCGATCATGATGCAGGCGGCCTGCGATGAACTGGGCCTGCCGCCGGATCAGTGCGTGATGATCGGCGACACGATGGAAACCGACATCCTCGGTGGCACGCAGCTGGGCATGCACACCGTGCTGGTGCTCACCGGCGGAACACAGTCGGCCGACCTGGCCCGCTTCGCGTACCGGCCGGAGTACATCATGGAATCGCTGGGTGAGTTTGCCCGCACACTGAACGCCAACGACTGGCTTCCGCCGTGGCGGACTGTGCCGGCTCCCCTCAAGCGTCGACGGCCGCTCCAGGCCATCTGA
- a CDS encoding UDP-glucuronic acid decarboxylase family protein — protein MATILVTGGAGFLGSHLCERLIDRGDDVICVDNFFSGRKANIEHLLGNSRFEVIRHDIVHPLYVEAEQIYNLACPASPVAYQYNPIKTIKTSTVGMVNVLGLAKRCRARVLHTSTSEVYGDPEVHPQREDYWGHVNPIGPRSCYDEGKRVAESLCMNYHLAHGIEIRIVRIFNTYGPRMDPNDGRVVSNFIMQALRGQPLTIYGEGQQTRSFCYVDDLIEGFIRFMNQEEEIGPMNLGNPVENTMIELAQAVLDVTGSKSKLTNEPLPKDDPKQRCPDITKAKRVLKWEPKVDLRTGLSKTADYYRRTQFGK, from the coding sequence ATGGCGACGATTCTCGTCACCGGAGGCGCGGGTTTTCTGGGGAGTCATCTTTGCGAGCGTCTCATTGATCGCGGCGACGATGTCATCTGCGTCGACAACTTCTTTTCCGGCCGCAAGGCCAACATCGAACACCTGCTGGGGAACAGCCGGTTCGAAGTGATCCGTCACGACATCGTGCACCCGCTGTATGTCGAAGCGGAGCAGATCTACAACCTGGCCTGCCCTGCTTCGCCGGTGGCCTACCAATACAACCCGATCAAGACGATCAAGACCTCCACTGTCGGGATGGTGAACGTTCTGGGCCTCGCCAAGCGCTGCCGGGCCCGAGTGCTGCATACCTCAACCTCGGAGGTCTATGGCGATCCGGAAGTCCATCCGCAGCGGGAAGACTACTGGGGACACGTCAACCCGATCGGCCCGCGCTCGTGCTACGACGAAGGCAAGCGCGTCGCCGAGTCGCTCTGCATGAACTACCACCTGGCGCACGGCATCGAGATCCGGATCGTGCGGATCTTCAATACGTATGGGCCGCGGATGGATCCCAACGACGGACGCGTCGTCTCGAATTTCATCATGCAGGCGCTGCGCGGGCAGCCCCTCACGATCTATGGCGAAGGCCAGCAGACTCGGTCGTTCTGCTACGTCGACGATCTGATCGAAGGCTTCATCCGCTTCATGAACCAGGAGGAAGAGATCGGCCCGATGAACCTCGGCAATCCGGTCGAGAACACGATGATCGAACTGGCCCAGGCCGTACTCGATGTCACCGGTTCGAAATCGAAGCTGACGAACGAACCACTCCCGAAGGACGACCCGAAGCAGCGCTGCCCGGACATCACGAAGGCGAAGCGCGTTTTGAAGTGGGAGCCGAAGGTCGATCTGCGGACCGGGCTGTCCAAGACGGCCGACTATTACCGGCGGACGCAGTTCGGAAAGTAG
- a CDS encoding zf-TFIIB domain-containing protein: MINCRNCGAPLPTELENGRHVCEYCDSGVVPRPDCNLLEEVVDLGRDAGVDCPVCQNRMTAALIDESSVSWCSGCRGMLFVDEVFAKTVRSRRALYREAGRIPKPLDPRASERKLPCAHCRRPMQVHPYYGPGNVVIDSCLPCRFVWVDAGELTRIEQAAGRR; this comes from the coding sequence ATGATCAATTGCCGCAACTGTGGAGCTCCGTTGCCGACGGAGCTGGAGAACGGGCGACACGTCTGTGAGTATTGCGATTCCGGGGTGGTTCCCAGGCCGGACTGCAATCTCCTCGAAGAGGTCGTCGATCTCGGTCGCGACGCCGGCGTGGACTGTCCGGTCTGCCAGAACCGCATGACTGCCGCGCTCATCGACGAGTCGTCGGTCTCCTGGTGCTCCGGTTGCCGCGGGATGCTGTTCGTCGACGAAGTCTTCGCGAAGACCGTTCGCAGCCGTCGCGCCCTCTACCGCGAAGCGGGGCGGATCCCTAAGCCGCTGGATCCCCGCGCCTCCGAGCGAAAACTGCCTTGCGCGCACTGCCGGCGTCCCATGCAGGTCCATCCGTACTACGGACCGGGAAACGTCGTGATCGACTCGTGCCTTCCGTGTCGCTTCGTCTGGGTCGATGCCGGGGAACTCACTCGCATCGAACAGGCCGCCGGACGGCGGTGA
- a CDS encoding vWA domain-containing protein: MSKQLASVPAIGVSLLVNLSMLIPLNFVLMSAESSEPVAEITSLADEVGQEELSFESMIPTSSSQSGDGSSDGAGLAGGTLVAAADVAGTGPAIEERIEAVVIPDAPRIAATIPLPSDARLTAKVAIRGTSDKVVGGVQGTMDRITHEIRQSLEERQTLVMWMFDASGSLKDRRNAVTERFENIYKQLSDGGPTDGLYTAVVSYGEKTELITPDPVKDIKSIIQPIRHMKVDESGIENVFTAVRLAVDKWKQFKRTDGKWNKVMFIVTDERGDDAESQLEDVISLCKRSGVRVYVVGNAAVFGQKLGYVRWKYEDGFEEDIEVDQGPESAFPEGLQLPNWGGGDWRTGRISASYGPYALTRLCAETGGRYLITDDTHRRQYDADVMREYAPDYRPVRIQETEISKNVAKVALVRAAEMTLQGERFEVPQLEFPAENDNRLREEVNKAQMPVAKVFYRIDELFKVLKDAEKARNTIKEPRWRASFDLAMGRLLAMHARYDGYNRMLADMKVSPKTFKDPKNNVWRIVPSKEIDIAKVGPLVKQRGDAAKVYLSRVIDEHPGTPWADLAARELRTEIGWAWQEGFRDPTGNGQMARNGANNTPRLLLADENRPQQMQRPREEKERVKPKL, translated from the coding sequence ATGTCGAAACAGCTCGCGAGTGTGCCTGCCATCGGCGTGAGCCTGCTCGTCAATCTGTCGATGCTCATCCCGCTGAATTTCGTGCTGATGTCGGCCGAATCGAGCGAGCCGGTCGCCGAGATCACGAGCCTCGCGGATGAAGTGGGGCAGGAAGAGCTGAGCTTCGAGTCGATGATTCCGACTTCGTCGAGCCAGTCAGGCGATGGCTCCAGCGACGGTGCAGGCCTGGCCGGCGGAACGCTTGTGGCCGCTGCCGATGTCGCCGGGACAGGACCGGCCATTGAGGAGCGGATTGAAGCCGTCGTCATTCCCGACGCGCCCCGGATCGCCGCGACCATTCCCCTTCCATCGGATGCACGCCTGACGGCCAAGGTCGCGATCCGCGGAACGAGCGACAAGGTGGTCGGCGGCGTTCAGGGCACGATGGATCGCATCACGCATGAGATCCGCCAGTCGCTGGAAGAACGGCAGACGCTCGTGATGTGGATGTTCGACGCGTCCGGTTCACTTAAAGACCGCCGCAACGCGGTGACCGAGCGATTCGAGAACATCTACAAGCAGCTCAGCGACGGCGGCCCGACGGATGGACTGTATACGGCCGTCGTCAGCTATGGCGAAAAGACGGAACTGATCACGCCCGATCCGGTCAAGGACATCAAGTCGATCATCCAGCCGATCCGCCACATGAAGGTCGATGAGAGCGGCATCGAGAACGTTTTCACCGCCGTGCGGCTCGCCGTCGACAAGTGGAAGCAGTTCAAGCGGACTGATGGAAAGTGGAACAAGGTGATGTTCATCGTGACCGATGAACGGGGCGACGACGCCGAATCGCAGCTCGAAGATGTGATCTCGCTCTGCAAGCGTTCGGGCGTGCGGGTTTACGTCGTCGGCAACGCGGCGGTGTTCGGCCAGAAGCTGGGGTATGTCCGCTGGAAGTACGAAGATGGGTTCGAAGAAGACATCGAAGTCGACCAGGGACCGGAATCGGCGTTCCCCGAAGGTCTCCAGCTCCCGAACTGGGGGGGCGGCGACTGGCGCACCGGACGCATTTCGGCCAGCTACGGTCCCTATGCCCTGACGCGGCTGTGCGCGGAAACAGGCGGAAGGTACCTCATCACGGACGATACCCATCGCCGACAGTACGATGCGGATGTGATGCGGGAATATGCGCCCGACTACCGCCCGGTGCGCATCCAAGAAACCGAGATCAGCAAGAACGTCGCCAAGGTCGCACTCGTGCGGGCCGCGGAAATGACGCTGCAGGGCGAGCGATTCGAAGTTCCCCAGCTGGAATTCCCGGCCGAGAACGACAACCGGCTGCGTGAAGAGGTCAACAAGGCGCAGATGCCGGTCGCGAAGGTGTTCTACCGCATCGACGAACTCTTCAAGGTTCTCAAGGACGCCGAGAAGGCCCGCAATACGATCAAGGAGCCCCGCTGGCGGGCCTCGTTCGACCTGGCCATGGGGCGGCTGCTGGCGATGCACGCACGCTACGACGGCTACAACCGCATGCTGGCGGATATGAAGGTGTCGCCGAAGACATTCAAGGATCCGAAGAACAATGTCTGGCGGATCGTGCCATCGAAGGAGATCGACATCGCGAAGGTCGGCCCGCTGGTCAAGCAGCGCGGCGACGCCGCGAAAGTTTATCTCAGTCGCGTCATCGACGAGCACCCGGGGACCCCGTGGGCCGACCTGGCGGCTCGCGAACTCCGAACGGAAATCGGCTGGGCCTGGCAGGAAGGGTTCCGCGATCCGACCGGGAACGGCCAGATGGCGCGCAATGGCGCCAACAATACGCCGCGCCTGCTGCTTGCCGACGAGAACCGTCCGCAGCAGATGCAGCGGCCTCGCGAAGAAAAAGAGCGAGTGAAGCCCAAGCTTTGA